A region of Allocoleopsis franciscana PCC 7113 DNA encodes the following proteins:
- a CDS encoding PspA/IM30 family protein codes for MQLEELFGHINRVIRAYFGNPVEPVEDPEKALEQSIIDMQEEWVQMRESVAREIATQKRNELQYRQVESGAQTCQQGEDSASKQSTEKQSLQILQINFLRGRRNEQLSLEDRQEAYPTKNSAFATVKFPPENSAQKASIPQQTNTERRRILKAQLDQQTALIEKLKRDLILLESKILAAKCKKNLLKEQVAAEKANEQFQNTISCLDYSSVNDALQLIEENVLRMEASVNDREMLMHFFEAPWETLMRRLEEALAAETVQIIEARSRSRLQTVAVLIYWKDKLASWKSHFLYRLILDRQEDLSQLRQLVHQAVIDRVIEAIADQKRNELQYRQVQRVTIRWHSRAHEAIQKENENWARECLIRKNNFIKIAIALKAKLDEQMPLGHDLRQKLKEWENTISDDKHLPSGDELKQKLKELENKIAEFGILYRGILDSLKIQTPEYRMRAEEFSLWRFLKLVFKSVSFVSALLPTQVNQHHDCRLRGTAKGDRYLLYINKRKFKVWLEALNFHRCLEYVSHIFSFAKTSAPSQVSASSHYNSLNINFLADRFPS; via the coding sequence GTGCAGTTAGAAGAATTATTTGGGCACATTAATCGGGTCATCAGAGCTTATTTCGGTAATCCCGTAGAGCCAGTTGAAGACCCGGAAAAAGCTCTAGAACAATCTATTATTGATATGCAGGAAGAATGGGTGCAGATGCGTGAATCTGTAGCCAGAGAGATCGCAACTCAAAAACGCAACGAGTTACAGTATCGTCAAGTCGAAAGCGGAGCGCAAACGTGCCAACAAGGGGAGGACTCTGCCTCAAAACAAAGCACTGAAAAACAGAGCCTCCAAATTCTGCAAATTAACTTCTTGCGGGGTAGGCGAAACGAACAGCTAAGCCTAGAGGACAGGCAGGAAGCCTACCCTACAAAAAATAGTGCTTTCGCAACAGTGAAATTCCCCCCAGAAAATTCTGCTCAGAAAGCTTCGATTCCTCAACAGACTAACACTGAAAGGCGTCGTATCCTGAAAGCCCAGCTTGACCAACAAACTGCTTTGATAGAGAAGCTTAAGCGCGACTTAATTCTTCTGGAAAGTAAAATTTTAGCAGCCAAGTGTAAGAAGAACTTACTTAAGGAACAAGTCGCAGCAGAAAAGGCTAACGAGCAGTTTCAGAATACCATTAGTTGCCTAGATTACAGCAGCGTCAATGATGCCTTGCAGCTAATAGAAGAAAACGTCTTGCGGATGGAAGCAAGCGTAAACGATCGGGAGATGCTAATGCACTTCTTTGAAGCTCCTTGGGAGACACTGATGCGCCGATTGGAAGAGGCACTCGCAGCCGAGACAGTTCAGATAATAGAAGCGCGATCACGATCACGTTTACAAACGGTGGCAGTGCTAATTTACTGGAAAGACAAATTAGCAAGCTGGAAATCTCACTTCTTATATCGGTTAATTCTGGATAGGCAGGAAGACTTGAGCCAACTGCGTCAACTCGTTCATCAAGCAGTCATTGATAGGGTGATCGAGGCGATCGCGGATCAAAAACGCAACGAGTTACAGTATCGTCAAGTCCAAAGGGTAACCATCAGATGGCATTCACGCGCTCATGAAGCCATACAAAAAGAGAATGAAAATTGGGCGCGTGAATGCCTTATCCGTAAGAACAATTTCATTAAAATAGCGATCGCGCTGAAAGCCAAGCTTGACGAGCAAATGCCTTTAGGACACGACCTGAGGCAGAAACTAAAGGAATGGGAGAATACAATTTCTGATGACAAGCATTTGCCTTCAGGTGACGAACTTAAGCAGAAATTAAAGGAACTGGAGAATAAAATCGCTGAATTTGGTATTTTATATCGAGGAATTCTTGACTCTTTGAAGATTCAGACACCAGAGTACAGAATGAGAGCGGAAGAATTCAGCTTGTGGAGGTTCCTGAAGCTTGTATTCAAAAGTGTTTCGTTCGTCAGTGCCTTATTACCAACTCAGGTTAACCAGCACCACGATTGCCGCCTTCGCGGCACTGCCAAAGGCGATCGCTACTTGCTCTATATCAATAAACGTAAGTTTAAAGTTTGGTTGGAGGCGTTGAACTTTCATCGCTGCCTAGAGTATGTATCCCACATTTTTTCCTTCGCCAAGACCTCTGCGCCAAGTCAGGTTTCTGCATCTAGCCACTACAACTCTCTCAACATCAACTTTCTTGCAGACAGATTCCCTTCCTAG
- a CDS encoding WD40 repeat domain-containing protein: MAALEVEEELEALKAQLPASSREVTENVSTASETQFTNPEIEPEILAIEPQPPQTWKCTNVLQGHEASVNTITISPDGQTLASGSQDRTVSLWNLKTGKRIFTFFGQAGEVSTVAISPDGKTLVAGGFDNKISSWRIETKELICSFFYLNSPYSHSGFVSSVAFSRERRILASASGDQTIRLWGGYTGEFKRTLNGHSDTIWSIAISPDHQTLVSGSADKTIRIWSLNRLAQPRILSGHSSWVTSVAISADGNTLASGSTDGTIKFWNLHSGELLRTIESQSTEIFAVAMTPNGQILASGSMKEVKLWNIDTGELIQTLPGCSPVVFSPDGQTLLSGGNKGTIKIWSRILGGNEFDSLSSGEWWEVLGVDSDAHPDEVKLAYRRLARQYHPDINRSASAISTMQAINKAYEEFLQKLSKAWL; this comes from the coding sequence TTGGCTGCTCTTGAAGTCGAGGAGGAACTAGAGGCATTAAAGGCTCAACTACCAGCATCATCTAGAGAGGTTACAGAAAACGTCTCTACAGCGTCAGAAACTCAATTTACCAATCCTGAAATTGAACCAGAAATTCTTGCCATTGAGCCTCAACCACCTCAAACTTGGAAATGCACCAATGTTCTCCAAGGGCACGAAGCTTCAGTTAATACCATTACGATTAGCCCTGATGGACAGACACTTGCCAGTGGTAGTCAGGATAGAACCGTTAGTCTGTGGAATCTCAAAACAGGGAAGCGGATTTTTACGTTCTTTGGGCAAGCCGGGGAGGTTTCTACTGTTGCCATTAGTCCGGATGGAAAGACGCTGGTTGCTGGTGGCTTCGATAACAAAATTAGCAGTTGGCGGATTGAGACAAAGGAACTAATTTGCAGCTTTTTTTATCTAAACTCTCCTTACAGCCATTCGGGTTTTGTTTCCTCCGTTGCCTTTAGCCGCGAGCGCAGAATTCTTGCTAGTGCGAGTGGTGATCAGACTATTCGATTGTGGGGTGGATACACGGGAGAATTTAAACGCACTCTTAATGGACATTCAGACACAATTTGGTCTATTGCTATCAGTCCAGATCATCAAACTCTCGTGAGTGGTAGCGCGGACAAAACTATCAGGATTTGGTCTTTAAACCGTTTGGCACAACCCCGCATTCTGTCTGGGCATTCTAGTTGGGTGACTTCTGTTGCTATTAGTGCTGATGGTAATACTTTAGCGAGTGGTAGTACAGACGGTACGATCAAATTTTGGAATCTCCACAGCGGAGAACTACTTCGCACCATAGAGAGTCAATCAACCGAAATTTTTGCCGTTGCCATGACGCCTAATGGACAAATCCTGGCTAGCGGCAGCATGAAAGAAGTTAAACTTTGGAATATTGACACGGGTGAACTCATCCAAACCCTGCCGGGGTGCAGTCCCGTTGTCTTCAGTCCGGATGGACAAACTTTGCTCAGTGGCGGGAACAAGGGCACTATTAAGATTTGGTCCCGAATACTTGGCGGTAATGAATTTGATTCCCTATCATCTGGGGAATGGTGGGAAGTTTTGGGTGTCGATAGTGATGCTCATCCAGACGAAGTTAAACTGGCTTACCGCCGATTGGCGCGGCAGTACCACCCTGATATCAACCGTTCTGCTAGTGCAATATCCACTATGCAAGCTATCAATAAGGCTTATGAGGAGTTTCTTCAGAAACTGAGCAAAGCTTGGTTATAG
- a CDS encoding ATP-dependent Clp protease ATP-binding subunit, with protein sequence MFERFTEKAIKVIMLAQEEARRLGHNFVGTEQILLGLIGEGTGVAAKVLKSMGVNLKDARIEVEKIIGRGSGFVAVEIPFTPRAKRVLELSLEEARQLGHNYIGTEHLLLGLIREGEGVAARVLENLGVDLTKVRTQVIRMLGETAEVTSGASQGRTKTPTLDEFGSNLTQMAGEGKLDPVVGRAKEIERVIQILGRRTKNNPVLIGEPGVGKTAIAEGLAQRIANNDVPDILEEKRVVTLDIGLLVAGTKYRGEFEERLKKIMDEIRQAGNVILVIDEVHTLIGAGAAEGAIDAANILKPALARGELQCIGATTLDEYRKHIERDAALERRFQPVMVGEPSVEETIEILYGLRERYEQHHKLKILDSALEAAAKLSDRYISDRYLPDKAIDLVDEAGSRVRLINSQLPPAAKELDKELRQVLKEKDDAVRSQDFDRAGELRDREMEIKAEIRAIAQSKKTDERSDDPGPVVDEEDIAQIVASWTGVPVNKLTESESEKLLHMEDTLHQRLIGQEEAVKAVSRAIRRARVGLKNPNRPIASFIFSGPTGVGKTELAKSLASYFFGSEEAMIRLDMSEYMERHTVSKLIGSPPGYVGYNEGGQLTEAVRRRPYTVVLFDEIEKAHPDVFNMLLQILEDGRLTDAKGRTVDFKNTLLIMTSNIGSKVIEKGGGGIGFEFSENQAESQYNRIRSLVNEELKQYFRPEFLNRLDEIIVFRQLNRDEVKEIADIMLKEVFGRLNEQGITLEVTERFKDRLVEEGYNPAYGARPLRRAIMRLLEDVLAEQILGGHIKDGDIATVDVDDSGTVKVLPGEKRELLPQAVE encoded by the coding sequence ATGTTTGAACGCTTTACAGAAAAAGCCATTAAGGTGATCATGCTGGCCCAGGAAGAGGCACGTCGCCTGGGGCACAACTTTGTAGGCACGGAGCAAATCCTTCTGGGTCTTATCGGAGAGGGTACAGGCGTCGCTGCTAAGGTTCTCAAATCGATGGGTGTTAATCTCAAAGACGCTCGCATCGAAGTAGAGAAAATCATTGGCAGGGGTTCCGGCTTCGTTGCGGTAGAAATTCCGTTTACCCCCAGAGCAAAGCGGGTTCTGGAGCTATCGCTCGAAGAGGCTCGCCAGCTGGGGCATAACTATATTGGCACCGAGCATTTGCTGCTTGGGTTAATCCGGGAAGGCGAAGGGGTTGCGGCTAGAGTTTTGGAGAACCTAGGCGTAGACCTGACCAAGGTGAGAACGCAAGTGATTCGGATGCTGGGTGAGACGGCAGAAGTCACGAGTGGAGCCTCTCAGGGTCGTACTAAGACGCCAACCCTGGATGAATTTGGCTCGAACCTGACCCAGATGGCAGGTGAAGGAAAGCTTGACCCAGTGGTGGGACGAGCTAAGGAAATTGAGCGGGTGATCCAGATTTTAGGTCGCCGCACAAAAAATAATCCGGTGTTAATCGGGGAACCAGGGGTTGGGAAAACCGCGATCGCAGAAGGGTTAGCCCAACGAATTGCCAACAACGATGTACCCGACATCCTCGAAGAAAAGCGGGTTGTAACTTTAGATATCGGCTTGTTGGTCGCAGGTACCAAGTATCGGGGTGAATTTGAAGAGCGCCTCAAGAAGATTATGGATGAAATTCGTCAGGCTGGGAATGTCATCCTGGTGATTGACGAAGTCCATACGTTGATTGGAGCAGGTGCGGCTGAAGGTGCTATTGATGCCGCCAACATCCTCAAACCCGCGCTGGCACGGGGTGAATTACAGTGCATCGGCGCGACAACGCTGGATGAATACCGCAAACATATTGAACGGGATGCGGCATTAGAGCGTCGTTTCCAACCCGTGATGGTCGGTGAACCTTCTGTGGAAGAAACGATTGAAATTCTTTATGGATTGCGCGAACGCTATGAGCAACACCATAAGCTGAAAATCTTGGACAGCGCGTTGGAAGCGGCAGCGAAGCTTTCGGATCGGTATATTTCTGACCGTTACCTGCCCGATAAAGCGATTGACTTGGTGGATGAGGCAGGTTCGCGAGTACGCTTGATTAACTCCCAACTGCCACCTGCCGCGAAAGAGTTGGATAAGGAACTGCGTCAGGTTCTTAAGGAAAAGGATGATGCAGTGCGATCCCAGGACTTTGACCGGGCTGGAGAATTGCGCGATCGCGAAATGGAAATCAAGGCGGAAATTCGCGCGATCGCTCAAAGCAAAAAGACAGACGAACGGAGCGACGATCCAGGGCCTGTAGTGGATGAAGAAGATATCGCCCAAATCGTAGCGTCCTGGACAGGAGTTCCGGTGAATAAGCTCACCGAATCCGAATCTGAGAAGCTGCTGCACATGGAAGACACTCTACACCAACGTCTGATTGGTCAAGAGGAAGCGGTGAAAGCGGTAAGCCGTGCGATTCGTCGAGCACGGGTAGGGTTGAAGAACCCCAACCGTCCGATTGCCAGCTTTATCTTCTCAGGACCCACCGGTGTGGGTAAGACAGAGTTGGCCAAGTCGTTGGCGTCTTACTTCTTTGGTTCCGAAGAAGCAATGATTCGTCTGGACATGTCCGAGTACATGGAGCGCCATACGGTTTCTAAACTAATTGGTTCGCCTCCAGGCTATGTCGGCTACAACGAAGGCGGTCAGCTAACTGAAGCCGTGCGTCGTCGTCCTTACACCGTGGTGCTATTCGATGAAATCGAAAAAGCTCACCCCGATGTGTTCAACATGCTGTTGCAAATTTTGGAAGACGGGCGTTTGACCGATGCCAAGGGTCGGACGGTAGACTTCAAGAACACGCTGTTGATCATGACCTCGAACATCGGTTCTAAGGTGATTGAGAAAGGTGGTGGTGGTATCGGCTTTGAGTTCAGCGAGAATCAAGCCGAGTCTCAGTACAACCGCATCCGTTCGCTGGTGAACGAAGAACTCAAGCAATACTTCCGTCCAGAGTTCCTCAACCGTCTCGATGAGATTATCGTCTTCCGTCAGCTCAACAGAGACGAGGTGAAGGAAATTGCCGACATCATGCTCAAAGAGGTGTTCGGTCGCTTGAACGAGCAAGGGATCACCCTGGAAGTCACCGAACGGTTCAAAGACCGCTTGGTGGAAGAAGGATACAACCCGGCTTATGGTGCAAGACCCCTGCGTCGGGCTATTATGCGCCTGCTGGAAGATGTCCTAGCGGAGCAAATCCTCGGTGGACACATCAAAGATGGCGATATCGCTACGGTGGATGTTGATGACAGTGGCACCGTGAAAGTGCTGCCAGGGGAGAAGCGAGAGCTTTTGCCTCAAGCGGTTGAGTAA
- the rimI gene encoding ribosomal protein S18-alanine N-acetyltransferase — translation MTFLKLKPLTLEQLSAVVELDQLCFGGLWTRSGYERELESPNSQLLILEAASDQGESGFQKPSSGLGQGVIVIPEIELEGTQVKPDPTQNAQTADLATAPSPPTILIGLGCYWSILEEAHITILAVHPDYQHQGLGQLLLYALLRDAKRRQLEWATLEVKPSNQAALSLYQKFGFIEAGRRRRYYKDTGEDALILWRGGLQKQDFEETLVNCYRQAKQRLHGGGWQMSHLERNREWA, via the coding sequence GTGACTTTCTTAAAACTTAAACCGCTAACCCTAGAACAGCTGAGTGCCGTTGTGGAACTAGACCAGTTGTGCTTTGGTGGTCTGTGGACACGGTCGGGTTATGAGCGAGAGTTAGAAAGCCCCAACAGTCAATTGCTTATTTTAGAAGCGGCAAGTGATCAAGGGGAATCCGGATTTCAGAAACCATCATCCGGTTTAGGGCAGGGTGTAATCGTTATCCCAGAGATTGAACTCGAAGGGACTCAGGTCAAACCCGACCCAACTCAAAACGCTCAAACAGCGGATTTGGCAACCGCACCGTCCCCTCCAACTATCCTAATTGGGTTAGGTTGTTACTGGTCAATCTTGGAGGAGGCGCACATTACGATTCTTGCGGTGCATCCGGACTACCAACATCAAGGGCTAGGTCAATTACTCCTGTATGCTTTACTACGGGATGCCAAAAGGCGTCAGTTGGAGTGGGCAACCTTGGAGGTGAAGCCATCAAATCAAGCCGCGCTATCTCTTTATCAAAAGTTTGGCTTCATTGAAGCAGGGCGACGCCGACGCTATTACAAAGATACGGGTGAAGATGCCCTGATTCTCTGGCGTGGTGGCCTGCAAAAACAGGACTTTGAGGAAACGCTTGTCAACTGTTATCGGCAAGCCAAGCAGCGCTTGCACGGCGGTGGCTGGCAGATGTCTCACCTGGAGAGAAATAGAGAATGGGCATAA
- the lysA gene encoding diaminopimelate decarboxylase, producing the protein MLSTDTAGAENSGVQYLPSPSNWDTPRSPNQELLPLSATVNSRDCLEIGGCDVMTLVERFGSPLYILDEVTVRTACRQYRDGFARYYKGDSQVLYASKAWNCLAVCAIAASEGLGIDVVSGGELYTALQAGVKANKLYLHGNNKSIAELELAIESGCTIVVDNWLELHTLADWKLPTSDLSGESDEQPTHSTSNPIRIMLRLTPGIECHTHEYIRTGHLDSKFGFDPNALDQLFAFVSQHPNLNCIGLHAHIGSQIFERQPHQDLAGVLADFMSKASGYGLAIQELNVGGGLGIRYTESDDPPSIDDWVKSVSEALMSACEQQQLPLPKLLSEPGRSLIGSACITAYRVGSRKEIPDIRTYIAVDGGMSDNPRPITYQSLYRAVVANRMSAPATETVTLAGKHCESGDILIKEAILPKTEVGDILVVMGTGAYNYSMASNYNRLPRPAAVLVNEGEANLILKRETYQDIIRQDCLPERLMPTSH; encoded by the coding sequence ATGCTTTCAACTGACACGGCTGGGGCTGAAAATTCTGGAGTTCAGTATCTCCCCTCACCCAGCAATTGGGACACTCCTCGCTCACCCAATCAAGAACTGCTACCTCTTAGTGCAACAGTCAATAGCCGTGACTGTCTGGAAATTGGTGGCTGTGATGTAATGACGTTGGTGGAACGGTTTGGTTCCCCGCTTTATATTTTGGACGAGGTGACAGTACGAACGGCCTGCCGCCAGTACAGAGATGGCTTTGCTCGATACTACAAAGGGGATTCTCAGGTTCTTTATGCCTCTAAAGCCTGGAATTGTCTAGCGGTTTGTGCGATCGCCGCCTCAGAAGGCTTGGGGATCGATGTTGTGTCAGGGGGTGAACTCTACACCGCCTTACAAGCTGGCGTCAAAGCCAACAAACTTTATCTTCACGGCAATAACAAATCTATTGCTGAACTGGAGCTAGCCATTGAAAGTGGCTGCACGATTGTGGTGGATAACTGGCTGGAGTTACACACTCTCGCCGATTGGAAATTGCCGACTTCCGATTTGAGTGGAGAATCTGACGAACAGCCCACTCATTCAACATCGAATCCGATTCGGATCATGTTACGACTGACTCCAGGCATTGAGTGTCACACCCATGAATACATTCGTACTGGGCATCTGGATAGCAAGTTTGGCTTTGATCCCAACGCCTTAGACCAACTTTTTGCCTTCGTTAGCCAACACCCCAACCTCAACTGTATCGGTTTACACGCCCACATTGGCTCTCAGATTTTTGAGCGTCAACCGCACCAAGACTTGGCGGGTGTGTTAGCGGATTTTATGAGTAAAGCCTCTGGCTACGGTTTAGCGATTCAAGAACTAAATGTCGGGGGTGGCTTAGGGATTCGTTACACGGAATCCGATGATCCCCCGAGTATTGACGACTGGGTGAAAAGCGTTTCCGAAGCGCTGATGAGTGCTTGTGAACAGCAGCAACTGCCCCTACCCAAGCTACTCTCAGAACCGGGGCGATCGCTGATTGGTTCAGCCTGTATCACCGCCTATCGGGTGGGGAGTCGCAAGGAAATTCCCGACATCCGCACTTACATTGCTGTTGATGGCGGCATGTCCGATAATCCTCGCCCCATTACTTACCAGTCCTTATATCGCGCCGTTGTGGCTAACCGGATGTCCGCTCCTGCCACAGAAACCGTCACCCTTGCCGGCAAACACTGTGAATCAGGAGATATCCTGATTAAAGAAGCCATCCTGCCTAAAACTGAGGTCGGAGATATCTTGGTGGTTATGGGTACTGGTGCATACAATTACAGCATGGCCTCTAATTACAATCGCCTGCCGCGACCGGCTGCTGTATTGGTCAATGAGGGAGAAGCCAACTTGATTTTGAAGCGGGAGACCTATCAGGATATCATTCGGCAAGATTGTTTACCCGAACGACTTATGCCGACAAGCCATTAG
- the cdaA gene encoding diadenylate cyclase CdaA — protein MPPSSSGSFPDPSWAQSVLLHSIDVGLVLALTYMVLLIIGERRTLWMVRGLIVLMLAAALSNRLGLTLLSFVLEKLVVGSAVAMAVIFQSEFRRFLEQVGRGEIVQLFQEKRRPIPKPDSVIDEIVDAVKELSQNRIGALMIMETNGPIDERDVSVPGVQLNAEVSKELLQTIFQTSTLLHDGAVLIRGSRVAAAGVILPLSERTASRQLGTRHRAAMGITERVENCLCIVVSEETGSISLAERGKLNRPLTSSKLKELLEARFSTAVDRETVAPGLRSIGRRMKSRGKEVVSRVLRLPSSTSQHKK, from the coding sequence ATGCCCCCCTCGTCGTCGGGTTCATTTCCTGACCCTAGCTGGGCTCAGTCCGTGTTGCTTCATAGCATCGACGTTGGATTGGTTCTGGCGCTCACTTATATGGTGCTCCTCATTATTGGGGAGCGCCGAACGCTGTGGATGGTTCGAGGGTTGATTGTTTTGATGCTGGCGGCTGCGTTAAGTAATCGCTTGGGCTTGACGCTGCTGAGTTTTGTGTTAGAAAAGTTGGTGGTTGGATCGGCTGTAGCAATGGCTGTGATTTTTCAGTCAGAGTTTCGTCGGTTTTTGGAGCAGGTAGGGCGGGGAGAAATTGTGCAATTGTTTCAAGAGAAACGAAGGCCAATCCCCAAACCCGACAGTGTGATCGATGAAATCGTGGACGCCGTTAAAGAATTATCCCAAAATCGGATCGGTGCTCTGATGATTATGGAAACGAATGGTCCGATCGATGAACGGGATGTATCTGTACCGGGCGTTCAGCTTAATGCTGAAGTCTCAAAAGAACTGCTGCAAACCATCTTCCAAACATCAACTTTGTTGCATGATGGAGCGGTGCTGATTCGCGGTTCTCGCGTCGCCGCTGCGGGTGTAATTCTTCCGCTTTCTGAACGTACAGCATCGCGGCAATTGGGTACACGCCATCGAGCCGCGATGGGAATTACCGAACGCGTCGAAAATTGTCTTTGTATCGTTGTATCTGAAGAAACGGGTTCAATTTCTTTGGCGGAACGAGGAAAATTAAACCGACCCTTAACGAGTAGTAAATTGAAAGAATTGCTAGAGGCTCGATTTTCGACCGCTGTTGACCGTGAGACGGTTGCCCCAGGTTTACGCAGTATTGGTCGTCGAATGAAGTCTCGAGGAAAGGAAGTGGTTTCGCGTGTCCTTCGTCTTCCGTCATCAACTTCCCAACACAAGAAATGA
- a CDS encoding isoprenyl transferase: MTAKQTLLKQLPSDLSPDRLPQHVAVIMDGNGRWAKRRGLPRIMGHRQGVDALKDLLRCCKDWGIKALTAYAFSTENWGRPLEEVDFLMTLFERVLMRELKEMMQENVRIQFVGNLSVLPHSLQAQIERSMSETQSNCDIVFTVATNYGGREEILQACRAIATKVQQGQIQPEDIDQAMFSRHLYTADLCDPDLLIRTSGEMRLSNFLLWQMAYAEIYITEALWPDFDRTEFHQALSAYQKRDRRFGKV; this comes from the coding sequence ATGACTGCTAAGCAAACACTATTAAAACAGTTACCAAGTGACCTCTCTCCTGACCGTCTACCCCAGCATGTAGCGGTGATTATGGATGGAAATGGTCGCTGGGCCAAACGCCGAGGATTACCGCGAATTATGGGTCATCGGCAAGGGGTAGATGCCCTGAAGGATTTGCTGCGCTGCTGCAAAGATTGGGGAATCAAAGCGCTCACCGCTTATGCGTTTTCCACAGAGAACTGGGGGCGTCCCCTGGAGGAAGTGGATTTTTTGATGACGTTGTTTGAGCGGGTGTTGATGCGAGAACTCAAAGAGATGATGCAGGAGAATGTGCGGATTCAGTTTGTGGGCAATTTATCTGTCCTGCCGCACTCACTCCAGGCTCAAATCGAGCGCTCCATGAGCGAAACTCAGAGTAATTGTGACATTGTCTTTACTGTTGCCACGAACTATGGAGGACGAGAGGAGATTTTGCAAGCCTGCCGTGCGATCGCCACTAAGGTCCAGCAAGGTCAAATCCAACCGGAGGATATTGATCAGGCGATGTTTTCGCGGCACCTCTACACGGCTGATTTGTGTGACCCGGATTTGCTCATCCGTACCAGCGGAGAGATGCGTTTGAGCAACTTTCTGCTCTGGCAAATGGCTTATGCCGAAATTTATATCACAGAAGCCTTGTGGCCTGATTTTGATCGGACGGAGTTTCATCAGGCGTTGTCTGCCTATCAAAAACGCGATCGCCGATTTGGGAAGGTGTAA
- a CDS encoding DUF3143 domain-containing protein, with product MALPLADTPLYNHPLPEIEQWLKAQGCEQDRSDLHCWHVERASWKAQLCLEIEELTVRYLNAGEGGRDIQRSFKYSLTRRDIEAAIFCGP from the coding sequence ATGGCTCTTCCGTTAGCTGATACCCCTTTATACAACCATCCTCTCCCTGAAATTGAGCAGTGGCTAAAAGCCCAGGGATGCGAACAAGACCGCAGTGACTTACACTGCTGGCACGTTGAGCGAGCCAGTTGGAAAGCCCAACTGTGCTTGGAGATTGAGGAATTAACCGTGCGCTATTTAAATGCCGGTGAAGGGGGGCGAGATATTCAACGCTCCTTCAAGTACTCCCTCACTCGTCGGGATATAGAAGCAGCTATCTTCTGCGGCCCATAA
- a CDS encoding J domain-containing protein has translation MGLHPSASPIEIRRAYRELSKRYHPDTTTLPTDTATQKFQQLNEAYATLSNPERRVAYDQTIGYSRLNVIQAPANLNIPVSQKRPTYSSSAYLDPTDRPLSAGEIFALFILGLTFVGCILLAIAIGLTRGDSAFHPVSGSNSKISPSQQQPSPHRVLAPSNLKSEPPLEQALVKIQTPTIPKSPSADPF, from the coding sequence ATGGGGTTACACCCTAGTGCATCACCCATAGAAATCCGGCGTGCCTATCGGGAACTCAGCAAGCGCTATCATCCAGATACCACGACCTTACCCACCGACACGGCAACTCAAAAATTTCAACAACTTAATGAAGCCTATGCCACGCTCAGCAATCCAGAGCGGCGAGTAGCTTATGATCAAACCATTGGCTACTCACGCCTCAATGTCATTCAGGCACCCGCAAACTTAAACATACCGGTTTCTCAAAAGCGACCAACTTACTCTTCTTCAGCCTATCTCGACCCCACGGATCGCCCTCTCTCGGCGGGTGAGATTTTTGCTCTGTTCATTCTGGGGTTAACCTTTGTGGGTTGTATTCTGCTTGCGATCGCCATTGGGTTAACTCGAGGAGACTCGGCTTTCCACCCAGTTTCTGGGTCGAACAGTAAGATCTCACCGAGCCAACAACAGCCGAGTCCTCACCGAGTCCTCGCGCCAAGCAACCTTAAATCCGAACCGCCCTTAGAGCAAGCGTTGGTTAAGATTCAAACTCCAACCATTCCTAAATCCCCGTCCGCCGATCCGTTTTAA